The following coding sequences lie in one Pseudomonas sp. SL4(2022) genomic window:
- the nadC gene encoding carboxylating nicotinate-nucleotide diphosphorylase produces the protein MPNLTLTDLAYEIEANVRRALAEDIGSGDITAQLIPAERQAHAKVITREHAVICGTAWVDAVFRQLDDRVSVHWHVQDGQRAEPNQVLFELAGPARALLSGERSALNFLQTLSAVATRCQHYADLVQGTHVKLLDTRKTLPGLRLAQKYAVTQGGCHNHRIGLYDAFLIKENHIAACGGIAQAVTAAHQIAPGKPVEVEVESLEELRQALDAGADIIMLDELNLDEMREAVTLTAGRAKLEASGGVNESTLRAIAETGVDYVSIGTLTKDVKAVDLSMRLAL, from the coding sequence ATGCCGAACCTCACGCTTACCGACCTCGCCTACGAAATCGAGGCCAACGTGCGCCGAGCACTGGCAGAGGACATCGGCAGCGGCGACATCACGGCACAGTTGATCCCCGCCGAGCGGCAGGCCCATGCCAAGGTCATCACCCGCGAGCATGCCGTCATCTGCGGAACCGCCTGGGTGGATGCAGTGTTTCGCCAACTCGACGACCGCGTCAGCGTGCACTGGCATGTTCAGGACGGTCAGCGCGCCGAACCTAATCAAGTCCTGTTTGAACTCGCTGGCCCAGCCCGCGCCCTGCTCAGCGGCGAACGCAGCGCCCTGAACTTTCTGCAAACCCTCTCGGCCGTCGCCACCCGCTGCCAGCACTATGCTGACTTGGTACAAGGCACTCACGTAAAGCTGCTCGACACCCGCAAAACCCTGCCGGGCCTGCGCCTGGCGCAGAAATATGCCGTCACCCAGGGCGGCTGCCATAACCACCGCATCGGTCTGTACGACGCCTTCCTTATTAAGGAAAACCACATCGCCGCTTGCGGCGGCATCGCCCAAGCCGTAACCGCCGCCCACCAGATTGCCCCAGGCAAGCCGGTAGAGGTTGAAGTGGAAAGCTTGGAAGAACTGCGCCAAGCGTTGGATGCAGGCGCAGACATCATCATGCTGGATGAACTGAACTTGGATGAAATGCGTGAGGCCGTAACCCTCACCGCTGGCCGCGCCAAACTCGAAGCTTCAGGCGGGGTAAACGAAAGCACCTTGCGGGCGATTGCTGAGACGGGCGTGGACTATGTATCGATTGGCACACTGACCAAGGATGTGAAGGCTGTGGATCTTTCGATGCGACTGGCGCTTTAG
- a CDS encoding type III PLP-dependent enzyme: MSIKVEDYYAPATFQRMKAFADTQETPFVLIDTSIISQAYDDLRAGFEFAKVYYAVKANPAVEIIDLLKDKGSSFDIASIYELDKVLSRGVTPDRISYGNTIKKSKDIRYFFEKGVRLYATDSEADLRNIAKAAPGAKVYVRILTEGSTTADWPLSRKFGCQTDMAMDLLILARDLGLVPYGISFHVGSQQRDISVWDAAIAKVKVIFERLKEEDGIELKLINMGGGFPANYITRTNSLETYAEEIIRFLKEDFGDDLPEIILEPGRSLIANAGILVSEVVLVARKSRTAVERWVYVDVGKFSGLIETMDESIKFPIWTEKKGEVEEVVIAGPTCDSADIMYENYKYGLPLNLSIGDRLYWLSTGAYTTSYSAVEFNGFPPLKSFYL, translated from the coding sequence ATGTCGATCAAGGTCGAAGACTATTACGCACCCGCCACTTTTCAGCGCATGAAAGCCTTCGCTGATACCCAGGAAACCCCGTTCGTGCTGATCGACACGTCGATCATCAGCCAGGCCTACGACGACCTGCGCGCCGGGTTTGAGTTCGCCAAGGTGTACTACGCGGTCAAGGCCAACCCGGCGGTCGAGATCATCGACCTGCTCAAGGACAAAGGCTCCAGCTTCGACATCGCCTCGATCTATGAGCTGGATAAAGTGCTGAGCCGAGGCGTAACGCCTGATCGCATCAGTTACGGCAACACCATCAAGAAATCCAAGGACATTCGCTACTTCTTCGAGAAGGGCGTGCGTCTGTATGCCACCGATTCGGAAGCCGACCTGCGCAACATCGCCAAGGCCGCGCCGGGCGCGAAAGTCTATGTGCGCATCCTCACCGAAGGCTCGACCACCGCCGATTGGCCGCTGTCGCGCAAATTCGGTTGCCAGACCGACATGGCCATGGACCTGCTGATCCTCGCCCGTGATCTGGGCCTGGTGCCCTACGGCATCTCTTTCCACGTCGGTTCGCAGCAGCGCGATATCTCGGTGTGGGACGCCGCGATTGCCAAGGTCAAGGTGATCTTCGAGCGCCTGAAAGAAGAAGACGGCATCGAACTCAAGCTGATCAACATGGGCGGCGGCTTCCCGGCCAACTACATCACCCGCACCAACAGCCTGGAAACCTACGCGGAAGAGATCATTCGTTTCCTCAAGGAAGACTTCGGTGATGACCTGCCGGAAATCATCCTCGAGCCGGGCCGTTCGCTGATCGCCAACGCCGGCATTCTGGTCAGCGAGGTGGTGCTGGTGGCGCGCAAGTCGCGCACGGCTGTGGAGCGCTGGGTGTACGTGGATGTGGGCAAGTTCAGTGGCCTGATCGAAACCATGGACGAGTCGATCAAGTTCCCGATCTGGACCGAGAAGAAGGGGGAGGTGGAGGAGGTGGTGATCGCCGGACCGACCTGCGACAGCGCCGATATCATGTACGAGAACTACAAGTACGGCCTGCCGCTCAACCTGTCGATTGGTGACCGCCTGTACTGGCTGTCCACCGGTGCCTACACCACCAGCTACAGCGCCGTGGAGTTCAATGGCTTCCCACCCTTGAAGTCGTTCTACCTGTAA
- the ampD gene encoding 1,6-anhydro-N-acetylmuramyl-L-alanine amidase AmpD, whose product MQLDPSSGWCDGVRHCPSPNFNQRPLNEVSLLVIHNISLPPAQFGTGKVQAFFQNRLDAHEHPYFASIASMQVSAHFFIERDGVVTQFVSCNERAWHAGVSRFAERENCNDFSLGIELEGTDDLPFTSVQYAALIKLTQQLQAAYPAITLERICGHSDIAPGRKTDPGPAFDWATLRSGLQQDKELI is encoded by the coding sequence ATGCAGCTGGACCCTTCCAGTGGGTGGTGTGACGGCGTCCGGCACTGCCCGTCCCCCAATTTCAATCAGCGTCCGCTGAATGAAGTGTCGTTATTGGTGATTCACAATATCAGCCTGCCCCCCGCACAGTTCGGCACGGGTAAGGTGCAGGCGTTCTTTCAGAATCGCCTGGATGCGCATGAGCACCCCTATTTCGCCAGCATTGCCAGCATGCAGGTGTCGGCGCATTTCTTTATTGAGCGTGATGGCGTGGTTACGCAGTTTGTCTCTTGTAATGAGCGTGCCTGGCATGCCGGGGTGTCGCGGTTTGCTGAGCGGGAAAACTGTAATGATTTTTCCTTGGGCATAGAGCTGGAGGGTACAGATGATCTGCCGTTCACGTCCGTTCAGTATGCTGCACTGATTAAGCTGACTCAGCAGCTGCAGGCGGCCTACCCGGCCATCACCCTGGAGCGGATCTGCGGTCATAGCGACATTGCTCCAGGGCGCAAGACTGATCCCGGGCCGGCATTCGATTGGGCTACGCTGCGCTCGGGCCTGCAACAAGACAAGGAGCTGATATGA
- the ampE gene encoding regulatory signaling modulator protein AmpE, whose translation MNFLVLLLVLWVEKFSAWRSRIQQDGPWLRLLAAMERHALTVSQPWLALAAVVVLPMVVLGVLLMMLEAVAYGWLAFPLHLLVVIYSLGRGDLLAALGPFRDSWRRGDAEAAYLVARRDLALEADDEGELLQRVQGHLVWQAYQSFFAVIFWYVLLGPLAALAYRLVALSSEQATQPALREAAVQIRHGFDWLPVRVLAASFALVGNFAGVSRTLLHELLSWDIGAAQLVIITARAAGETPEPVIGEAGVSTLDGLWQLLVRAAVLWYAVFAAWTLLI comes from the coding sequence ATGAATTTTCTGGTGTTGCTGCTGGTGTTATGGGTCGAGAAATTTTCGGCCTGGCGTAGTCGTATCCAACAAGACGGCCCCTGGTTACGGCTGCTGGCTGCCATGGAACGCCATGCATTAACGGTCTCGCAGCCTTGGTTGGCGCTGGCGGCAGTGGTGGTGCTGCCGATGGTGGTGTTGGGTGTGTTACTTATGATGTTAGAGGCAGTGGCTTACGGTTGGCTGGCCTTCCCGCTGCATCTGTTAGTGGTGATCTACAGCCTGGGCCGCGGCGATTTGCTGGCAGCACTGGGGCCGTTTCGCGACAGCTGGCGGCGGGGTGATGCTGAAGCGGCTTATCTGGTGGCTCGGCGTGACCTGGCGCTGGAGGCCGATGACGAGGGCGAGTTGTTGCAGCGTGTGCAAGGGCATCTGGTGTGGCAGGCCTACCAGAGTTTCTTTGCGGTGATCTTCTGGTATGTGCTGCTCGGCCCTTTGGCGGCGCTGGCTTACCGCCTGGTAGCCCTGAGCAGTGAGCAGGCGACTCAGCCCGCCTTGCGTGAAGCCGCCGTACAGATCCGCCATGGTTTTGACTGGTTGCCGGTGCGGGTGCTGGCGGCCAGTTTTGCTCTGGTGGGCAACTTTGCCGGTGTCAGCCGCACCCTGCTGCACGAGCTGCTCAGTTGGGACATTGGTGCGGCTCAGTTGGTGATCATCACTGCGCGGGCGGCTGGCGAAACGCCGGAGCCCGTGATCGGTGAGGCTGGCGTCAGCACGCTGGACGGTCTGTGGCAGCTATTGGTAAGGGCCGCAGTGCTGTGGTATGCGGTTTTTGCTGCCTGGACGTTGCTTATCTGA
- a CDS encoding peptide chain release factor 3, whose amino-acid sequence MTLQATEVGKRRTFAIISHPDAGKTTITEKLLLMGKAIAVAGTVKSRKSDRHATSDWMEMEKQRGISITTSVMQFPYREHMINLLDTPGHEDFSEDTYRTLTAVDSALMVLDGGKGVEPRTIALMDVCRLRDTPIVSFVNKLDRDIRDPIELLDEIEAVLKIKAAPITWPIGCYKDFKGVYHLAGDYIIVYTPGHGHERTETKIIEKLDSDEARAHLGDEYDRFLEQLELVQGACHEFDQDEFMNGQLTPVFFGTALGNFGVDHVLDAVVDWAPKPLPRAAHERTVEPVEEKFSGFVFKIQANMDPKHRDRIAFMRICSGKYSQGMKMRHVRTGKDVRIGDALTFFSSEREMLVEAFAGDIIGLHNHGTIQIGDTFTEGEALGFTGIPHFAPELFRRVRLKDPLKSKQLRQGLQQLAEEGATQVFFPERSNDIILGAVGVLQFDVVASRLKEEYKVECAYEPITVWSARWIDCSDKKKLEEFSNKAVENLALDGGGHLTYLAPTRVNLSLMEERWPDIKFRATREHH is encoded by the coding sequence ATGACCCTCCAGGCCACCGAAGTCGGCAAACGCCGCACATTCGCGATCATCTCCCACCCCGACGCCGGTAAAACCACCATTACCGAAAAGCTCTTGTTGATGGGCAAGGCGATTGCCGTGGCCGGCACGGTGAAGTCGCGTAAATCCGACCGCCATGCCACGTCCGACTGGATGGAAATGGAGAAACAGCGCGGGATCTCGATCACCACCTCGGTGATGCAGTTCCCGTATCGCGAGCACATGATCAACCTGCTCGACACCCCCGGCCACGAAGACTTCTCGGAAGACACCTACCGCACCCTGACCGCAGTGGACAGCGCCCTGATGGTGCTCGACGGCGGTAAAGGCGTTGAGCCACGCACCATCGCCCTGATGGACGTGTGCCGGCTGCGCGACACGCCGATTGTCAGCTTCGTCAACAAACTCGACCGTGATATCCGCGACCCGATTGAACTGCTCGACGAAATCGAAGCGGTCCTCAAGATCAAAGCCGCGCCGATCACCTGGCCGATTGGCTGCTACAAGGACTTCAAAGGCGTCTACCACCTGGCAGGCGACTACATCATCGTCTACACCCCCGGCCACGGTCACGAGCGCACCGAAACAAAAATCATCGAAAAACTCGACTCGGATGAAGCGCGCGCTCACCTGGGGGATGAATACGATCGGTTCCTTGAGCAGTTGGAACTGGTTCAGGGTGCCTGCCATGAATTCGACCAAGACGAATTCATGAACGGCCAACTGACCCCGGTGTTCTTCGGCACCGCGCTGGGCAATTTCGGCGTCGACCATGTGCTCGACGCAGTGGTCGACTGGGCACCCAAGCCGTTGCCACGGGCGGCTCATGAGCGCACGGTGGAGCCGGTGGAAGAGAAGTTCTCCGGCTTCGTGTTCAAGATCCAGGCGAACATGGACCCCAAGCACCGCGACCGTATCGCCTTTATGCGCATCTGCTCGGGCAAGTACAGCCAGGGCATGAAAATGCGCCATGTGCGCACCGGCAAAGATGTGCGCATCGGTGACGCCCTGACTTTCTTCTCCAGCGAGCGGGAAATGCTGGTGGAGGCCTTTGCCGGCGACATCATCGGCCTGCACAACCACGGCACCATCCAGATCGGCGACACCTTCACAGAGGGTGAAGCGCTGGGCTTCACCGGTATTCCGCACTTCGCCCCGGAACTGTTCCGCCGTGTACGCCTGAAAGACCCGCTGAAATCCAAGCAACTGCGCCAGGGTCTGCAACAGCTGGCGGAGGAAGGCGCAACTCAGGTGTTCTTCCCCGAGCGCAGCAACGACATCATCCTTGGTGCGGTCGGTGTGCTGCAGTTCGACGTGGTCGCCAGCCGCCTGAAAGAAGAATACAAGGTCGAATGCGCCTACGAGCCCATCACCGTATGGTCAGCGCGCTGGATCGACTGCAGCGACAAGAAAAAACTTGAGGAATTTTCCAACAAGGCCGTGGAAAACCTCGCCCTGGATGGCGGCGGCCACCTCACCTACCTGGCCCCGACACGGGTCAACCTGAGCCTGATGGAAGAGCGCTGGCCGGACATCAAATTCCGCGCCACCCGCGAGCATCACTAA
- a CDS encoding methyl-accepting chemotaxis protein, with protein sequence MSATAQEVASSAAAAVGSAQSVNDETVSGRALVESQVGSIQRLAGEIDQSVVVINKLASDSASISQVLDVIKGIAEQTNLLALNAAIEAARAGEQGRGFAVVADEVRNLAKRTQQSTEEIESMIAKLQSGVGAAVKAMSTSHQMADNTVNESGKVQQALENILGAVGMIVDQNQQIATAAEEQTAVAQDIDQNIVEISQAGERTAEGASQTEQASRELSVLVARLKQLIGAFRV encoded by the coding sequence ATGTCAGCTACCGCCCAGGAAGTTGCCAGCAGTGCCGCGGCCGCAGTGGGTAGCGCGCAGAGTGTGAATGATGAAACGGTCAGCGGTCGTGCGCTGGTTGAGTCCCAGGTGGGCAGTATCCAGCGTCTGGCAGGGGAGATCGATCAGTCGGTGGTGGTGATCAACAAGCTGGCCAGTGATAGTGCGTCGATCAGCCAGGTGCTGGACGTGATCAAGGGCATCGCCGAACAGACCAACCTGCTCGCGCTCAACGCCGCCATTGAGGCCGCGCGTGCCGGCGAACAGGGGCGCGGTTTTGCCGTGGTGGCCGACGAAGTGCGTAACCTGGCCAAGCGTACGCAGCAGTCCACTGAAGAAATCGAATCGATGATCGCCAAGCTGCAAAGTGGTGTCGGCGCGGCTGTCAAGGCGATGAGCACCAGTCATCAGATGGCGGACAACACCGTCAATGAATCAGGCAAGGTGCAGCAGGCGCTGGAGAATATCCTCGGTGCGGTGGGCATGATCGTCGATCAGAACCAGCAGATCGCTACCGCCGCCGAAGAGCAGACAGCCGTCGCGCAGGATATCGACCAGAACATCGTCGAGATCAGCCAGGCCGGTGAGCGTACCGCCGAAGGTGCCAGCCAGACTGAGCAGGCCAGTCGTGAGCTTTCCGTGCTGGTGGCGCGCCTGAAGCAGCTGATTGGTGCGTTCCGCGTCTGA
- a CDS encoding ROK family protein, translating to MKLGIDLGGSKIEIIALQKGQQVLRRRAPTPQGDYLKTLSLIVSLVEDCERDLGQQGSLGVGIPGTRSPDHGRIKNANSQCLIGEDLQADLEQRLQRPVRLANDADCFTLSEACDGAGEAAASVFGVILGTGVGGGLALNKQLLGGPNAITGEWGHNPLPWRRAEDGPVRRCYCGQDDCIETFLSGPGWATRSDLGLEASAIVLAARSGNAAAQQALNRYCDQLARGLASVINLIDPYAIVLGGGLSNTAELYQQVLPLLPRYVFSDQVNTRLLQARHGDSSGVRGAAWLWNDDLR from the coding sequence ATGAAGCTGGGTATTGATCTGGGTGGCAGCAAAATCGAGATCATTGCCCTTCAAAAGGGTCAGCAAGTACTGCGACGCCGAGCACCGACCCCACAGGGGGACTATCTAAAAACGCTCAGTCTGATTGTCAGCCTAGTTGAAGATTGCGAGCGCGACCTGGGCCAGCAGGGCAGCCTGGGGGTCGGTATCCCCGGCACTCGATCGCCCGATCATGGACGCATCAAGAATGCCAATTCACAGTGCCTGATTGGCGAGGATCTGCAGGCCGATCTTGAGCAGCGCTTACAGCGCCCGGTCCGGCTGGCCAATGACGCCGACTGCTTTACCCTTTCCGAAGCCTGCGACGGCGCAGGCGAGGCTGCTGCAAGCGTTTTCGGGGTTATTCTGGGAACAGGCGTCGGGGGTGGATTAGCCCTGAACAAGCAACTGCTAGGCGGCCCGAATGCGATTACCGGTGAGTGGGGCCACAACCCCCTGCCCTGGCGCCGCGCCGAGGACGGCCCGGTACGGCGCTGCTATTGCGGCCAGGATGACTGCATCGAAACCTTTCTCAGCGGCCCAGGCTGGGCCACACGCAGCGACCTGGGTCTTGAAGCCAGCGCGATTGTGCTTGCCGCACGAAGTGGCAATGCGGCCGCGCAACAAGCGCTGAACCGCTACTGCGATCAGCTGGCGCGCGGCCTGGCGTCAGTGATCAACCTGATCGATCCATATGCCATTGTGCTGGGCGGCGGCCTGTCCAATACGGCCGAGCTGTATCAGCAAGTCCTGCCATTGCTGCCACGCTACGTGTTTTCCGACCAGGTCAACACACGCCTGTTGCAGGCCCGCCATGGCGACTCCAGCGGGGTACGCGGGGCCGCCTGGTTGTGGAATGACGACCTCAGATAA
- a CDS encoding DUF1631 domain-containing protein, whose translation MKTDANVVHLSKVSPEQSPTSPVGRLPVALTNVRDKAAQQLKVALQALFDNADDTLFEMADRATSNAEQNAFFEAMRDLRLKRKNIERGFLQKVFEAFATLNQYEIGKPAPLDAVSFETLSLVQNDALEEAVALDSMVAKVMSRDAASLGHLTTRFNAMVSKKLDDKSNPVGPTCLCEFFLEACSSLGVEIRVKLIILKLFEKYVLCDLDQLYGEANQALIAAGVLPELKSAPVRRNPSRTSAPVGSARQDAAAELSGEFADEGVQEVFGALQELLSQARGTLIPSRNRPADALPISTNDLMRLLSHMQQKAPAQASDDFDLREQLESLLTRASAKAGKARVVGEVDEDVINLVSMLFEFILDDRTLPDSLKALIGRLQIPMLKVAVIDKTFFSRGSHPARRLLNEIASAALGWGEQDDTQRDSLYQKIEQVVQRLLNDFVDDPLIFSELLADFLAFTGDERRRSELLEQRTRDAEEGSAKAALARREVEQALNERLLGKTLPEVVVRLLQEAWSKVLMLTCLKHGVESAEWQAALATMDDLVWSVELHEEPEARMRLLEMVPGLLKALREGMTSAAFDPFSTGEFFSQLEALHVQAFQRFKRSLPEETPVADAEPLVEIDEQQRAALADAGIELPLLALSAAEAVEEPAMVEVVEEIILLAPGELRPAEPEASLPDDDESLQQVDNLRVGSWVEFQEDEEHKLRCKLAAIIKPTGKYIFVNRTGMKVLEKTRMGLAVEFRRSAIRLLDDALLFDRALESVIGNLRKLKGA comes from the coding sequence ATGAAGACTGATGCGAATGTGGTTCACCTGAGCAAGGTGAGCCCTGAGCAATCGCCCACTTCACCGGTAGGAAGACTGCCTGTGGCGCTGACAAATGTGCGTGACAAAGCGGCGCAACAGCTCAAAGTAGCGTTGCAGGCGCTGTTCGACAATGCCGACGATACGCTGTTCGAGATGGCGGATCGGGCCACCAGCAACGCCGAGCAGAATGCCTTCTTTGAGGCGATGCGCGACTTGCGGCTGAAACGCAAGAATATCGAGCGCGGCTTCCTGCAGAAGGTATTTGAGGCCTTCGCCACTCTTAATCAGTACGAAATCGGCAAGCCGGCCCCCTTGGATGCGGTGTCATTCGAGACGCTTTCTCTGGTGCAGAATGATGCGCTGGAAGAGGCTGTGGCGCTGGACTCGATGGTTGCCAAAGTCATGAGCCGTGATGCTGCATCGCTCGGCCACCTGACCACGCGCTTCAATGCGATGGTCAGCAAGAAACTGGATGACAAGAGCAACCCGGTCGGCCCGACTTGCCTGTGTGAGTTCTTTCTCGAGGCCTGCAGTAGCCTTGGCGTGGAAATCAGGGTCAAGCTGATCATTCTCAAACTCTTCGAGAAATACGTTCTTTGCGATCTTGATCAGCTCTACGGCGAGGCCAATCAGGCGCTGATTGCGGCCGGCGTTCTTCCCGAGCTGAAGTCTGCGCCCGTGCGACGCAACCCGTCGCGCACCAGTGCGCCTGTGGGCAGTGCCCGGCAGGATGCTGCGGCGGAACTGAGCGGTGAGTTTGCGGATGAAGGCGTGCAGGAGGTTTTCGGCGCGCTGCAGGAGTTGCTGTCTCAGGCGCGCGGAACTTTGATCCCGTCGCGCAATCGGCCAGCGGATGCGCTGCCCATTTCGACCAATGACTTGATGCGTCTTCTGTCGCATATGCAGCAGAAGGCGCCTGCACAGGCCAGTGATGACTTTGATCTGCGTGAGCAATTGGAGAGTTTACTGACGCGGGCCAGTGCCAAAGCCGGTAAGGCGCGGGTTGTCGGTGAGGTCGATGAAGATGTCATCAATCTGGTATCGATGCTCTTCGAGTTCATTCTGGATGACCGTACGCTGCCGGATTCGCTGAAAGCGTTGATCGGCCGTCTGCAGATTCCGATGCTCAAGGTCGCCGTGATCGACAAGACCTTCTTCAGTCGTGGTAGCCATCCCGCACGCCGTCTGCTTAATGAAATTGCCTCTGCCGCACTGGGCTGGGGTGAGCAGGACGATACGCAGCGTGACAGCCTGTATCAGAAAATTGAGCAGGTGGTACAGCGTCTGCTGAATGACTTTGTCGACGATCCTCTGATTTTCTCTGAGCTGTTGGCGGATTTCCTGGCGTTTACCGGGGATGAGCGTCGACGCAGTGAACTGCTGGAACAGCGTACCCGTGATGCCGAAGAAGGCAGTGCCAAGGCTGCGCTGGCACGTCGTGAGGTTGAGCAGGCGTTGAACGAGCGGTTGCTGGGCAAGACGCTGCCGGAAGTGGTGGTGCGTTTGCTGCAGGAAGCCTGGAGCAAGGTGCTGATGCTGACCTGCCTGAAGCACGGCGTTGAGTCAGCCGAGTGGCAGGCGGCACTGGCGACCATGGATGATCTGGTTTGGAGCGTTGAGCTGCACGAAGAGCCGGAAGCGCGCATGCGCCTGCTGGAGATGGTGCCGGGGCTGCTCAAAGCGCTACGCGAAGGCATGACGAGCGCAGCGTTTGATCCGTTCTCCACCGGCGAGTTCTTCAGTCAACTGGAGGCGCTGCATGTGCAAGCCTTCCAGCGCTTCAAGCGCAGTCTGCCGGAGGAAACCCCGGTGGCGGATGCCGAGCCACTGGTCGAGATTGATGAGCAGCAGCGTGCGGCACTGGCGGACGCCGGAATCGAACTGCCGTTGCTGGCGCTGTCAGCAGCCGAGGCTGTTGAAGAGCCGGCAATGGTCGAGGTGGTCGAAGAGATTATTCTGCTGGCACCGGGTGAGCTTCGTCCGGCTGAGCCAGAGGCCAGTCTGCCGGATGACGATGAGTCGCTGCAGCAGGTCGACAATTTGCGTGTCGGGAGTTGGGTCGAGTTTCAGGAAGACGAAGAGCATAAGCTGCGCTGCAAGCTGGCGGCGATCATCAAACCGACCGGGAAGTATATTTTCGTTAACCGTACGGGCATGAAAGTGCTGGAAAAAACCCGTATGGGCCTGGCTGTGGAGTTCCGTCGCAGTGCCATCCGCCTGCTCGATGATGCGCTGCTGTTTGATCGTGCGCTGGAGTCGGTGATTGGTAACCTGCGCAAGCTCAAAGGTGCTTGA
- a CDS encoding ABC transporter ATP-binding protein, producing the protein MSAVLEFKGVSHTFRSKGKEVQALRDVSFSLTEGEVFGFVGPNGAGKSTTIKVMLDIINDYQGEVRIYGVDAKRAEARQPLAFVPESPALYEQFTPLEILRMGLSMYGIKRKDADAWCMQWLERFSVAQNAKRRIRELSKGNVQRVALAHAMVVQPKLLVLDEPLSGLDPVGRKDVVEILTEYKQQGGAIFFTSHVLHDVERIADRFGFINKGELLTVRSPRELAAERVDQMLVRFNAQQPLLEGCKQLREMEFECELSQADLPAFIAQLNSVGGHLVTIKPAVSLETVFFKILEQTAR; encoded by the coding sequence GTGTCAGCAGTTCTAGAGTTTAAAGGCGTCAGCCATACCTTCCGCAGCAAAGGCAAAGAAGTTCAGGCGTTGCGTGATGTCAGCTTTAGTCTGACTGAAGGTGAAGTCTTCGGCTTTGTAGGCCCCAATGGTGCCGGTAAGTCCACCACCATCAAGGTGATGCTGGACATTATCAATGACTACCAAGGCGAAGTGCGCATCTACGGCGTAGATGCAAAACGTGCAGAGGCAAGGCAGCCATTGGCCTTTGTGCCTGAGTCCCCCGCACTTTACGAGCAGTTCACCCCGCTGGAAATTCTGCGCATGGGTTTGTCCATGTACGGCATCAAACGCAAAGATGCAGACGCTTGGTGCATGCAATGGCTGGAGCGTTTTTCAGTGGCGCAAAATGCCAAGCGTCGCATCCGTGAACTGTCCAAGGGCAACGTACAGCGTGTAGCGTTGGCTCATGCCATGGTGGTGCAGCCTAAATTGTTGGTGCTGGATGAGCCCTTGTCGGGGCTCGACCCGGTAGGGCGTAAGGATGTCGTTGAGATTCTTACTGAGTATAAGCAGCAAGGCGGGGCAATTTTCTTTACATCCCATGTGTTGCATGACGTTGAGCGCATTGCCGATCGCTTTGGCTTTATCAATAAGGGTGAGTTGCTGACGGTGCGCTCGCCGCGTGAGTTGGCAGCTGAGCGCGTCGATCAGATGTTGGTGCGCTTCAATGCGCAACAGCCACTGCTTGAGGGCTGCAAGCAGTTGCGTGAGATGGAGTTTGAGTGCGAGTTGTCGCAGGCGGATCTACCGGCCTTTATTGCTCAGCTCAATAGCGTGGGCGGTCATCTGGTGACGATCAAGCCCGCCGTGTCGTTGGAGACTGTGTTCTTCAAGATTTTGGAGCAGACAGCGCGCTAA
- a CDS encoding TatD family hydrolase: MRLIDTHTHLDFPDFDADRGELLARCRQLGVERLVVLGVHQANWQRVWDLVHAEDSLYAAFGLHPAYLDEHRTAHLNELSEWLTRCADQPKFCAVGEIGLDYFLEQLDRERQQQLFEAQLKLAIEFERPALLHVRRAHAATIATLKRLKPARGGIIHAFAGSTEEAREYLKLGFRLGLGGAPTWSQALRLRKVVAQLPLEAIVLETDSPDMAPAMYPNQRNSPEYLPDICTALAELRGISADELASASSRNAAELFGWNIDATRME, encoded by the coding sequence ATGCGCCTGATCGACACCCACACCCACCTGGACTTCCCCGACTTCGATGCTGATCGCGGTGAGCTGCTGGCCCGTTGCCGCCAGCTTGGCGTCGAGCGACTGGTGGTGCTGGGTGTGCATCAGGCCAACTGGCAGCGGGTGTGGGATCTGGTGCACGCCGAAGACAGCCTCTACGCGGCGTTTGGCCTGCACCCGGCTTACCTGGATGAACACCGCACCGCACACCTGAATGAGCTGAGTGAGTGGCTGACCCGCTGCGCCGATCAGCCCAAGTTCTGTGCAGTGGGCGAGATCGGCCTGGACTACTTTCTCGAACAGCTTGATCGCGAGCGGCAGCAACAGCTGTTCGAGGCGCAGCTCAAACTCGCCATCGAATTCGAGCGGCCCGCACTGCTGCATGTGCGCCGCGCTCATGCGGCGACCATCGCCACACTCAAACGCTTAAAGCCCGCCCGTGGCGGCATCATTCATGCCTTTGCCGGCAGCACTGAAGAAGCCCGCGAATACCTCAAGCTCGGTTTCAGACTCGGCCTGGGCGGCGCACCCACCTGGTCACAGGCACTGCGGCTGCGCAAGGTGGTGGCGCAACTGCCACTGGAGGCCATCGTGCTGGAAACCGACTCGCCCGACATGGCGCCCGCCATGTACCCCAACCAGCGCAATAGCCCGGAATATCTGCCGGACATTTGCACGGCCCTGGCCGAACTACGCGGCATTAGCGCGGATGAACTGGCCAGCGCCAGCAGCCGCAACGCAGCCGAGTTATTTGGTTGGAACATTGATGCTACACGCATGGAATGA